From the genome of Hymenobacter sp. PAMC 26628, one region includes:
- a CDS encoding type II toxin-antitoxin system HigB family toxin yields the protein MQILTKKVLRDYANTQHPDVAEALLEWFEMTEAAEWQTAAEVPARYVGNNRYVFNIMGNRFRLIVRIFFPAYQVYVRFLGTHAEYDRIPDVKVV from the coding sequence GTGCAGATTCTGACTAAGAAAGTGCTGCGGGATTATGCCAATACCCAGCATCCCGATGTAGCCGAAGCATTATTGGAGTGGTTTGAGATGACGGAAGCAGCTGAATGGCAAACCGCCGCCGAGGTACCGGCCCGCTACGTGGGCAATAATCGCTACGTATTCAACATCATGGGCAACCGCTTCCGCCTCATCGTCCGCATCTTTTTTCCCGCCTATCAAGTGTACGTCCGCTTCCTGGGCACCCATGCCGAATACGACCGCATCCCCGACGTAAAAGTGGTGTAA
- a CDS encoding helix-turn-helix domain-containing protein, whose translation MTRTLHTEKEYQAAMTRLEYLIDHEPGSLDEIKALGHAANEYENSHGHRPVAPTSLVGILEREMVARHLKKQELAALLGVANSRLSEVLNGKRAINLDLAKRLHQKLGISAELILEHA comes from the coding sequence ATGACGCGCACCCTGCACACCGAAAAGGAATACCAAGCGGCAATGACGCGGCTGGAATACCTCATCGACCACGAGCCCGGCAGCCTGGACGAAATCAAAGCCCTGGGCCACGCCGCCAACGAATACGAGAACAGCCACGGCCACCGCCCCGTCGCGCCCACCTCGCTGGTGGGCATCCTGGAGCGGGAAATGGTGGCGCGGCACCTGAAGAAACAAGAATTGGCGGCCCTGCTCGGCGTGGCCAACAGCCGCCTGAGCGAAGTGCTGAACGGCAAACGCGCCATCAACCTGGACCTAGCCAAGCGGCTACACCAAAAACTGGGCATTTCTGCCGAGCTTATTTTGGAACACGCCTGA
- a CDS encoding UDP-2,3-diacylglucosamine diphosphatase produces MSEPAAISFEETGPAGPGPQLPKAGRGKRRRVHVAVVSDIHLGTYGCHARELLRYLKSIRPQVLVLNGDIVDIWQFSKNYWPPAHMRVVRYLAGLAAKGTKIYYLTGNHDELLRKFAGLKIGQFHLDNKLVLDLPHGRTWLFHGDVFDVTMRHSRWLAKLGGQGYDLLILINRFANFLLDKLGRPRVALSKLVKERVKTAVAAVNNFEETAAAIAADEGYRYVACGHIHQPEIKDIATARGPITYLNSGDWVENLTALEYTAAAGWVLYRYADDPRMQGLAEPDDATDTAADAHPAQLLEGLLAEFKIK; encoded by the coding sequence ATGAGCGAACCTGCTGCTATTTCATTTGAAGAAACCGGCCCCGCCGGACCGGGGCCCCAGCTGCCCAAGGCCGGCCGCGGCAAGCGCCGCCGCGTGCACGTGGCGGTGGTATCGGATATCCATTTGGGCACGTACGGCTGCCACGCCCGCGAGCTGCTGCGCTACCTCAAAAGCATCCGGCCGCAGGTGCTGGTGCTGAACGGCGACATCGTAGACATCTGGCAGTTCAGTAAGAATTACTGGCCGCCCGCCCACATGCGGGTGGTGCGCTACCTGGCCGGCCTGGCCGCCAAGGGCACCAAAATTTACTACCTCACCGGCAACCACGACGAGCTGCTGCGCAAGTTCGCGGGCCTCAAAATTGGGCAGTTTCATTTGGATAACAAGCTGGTGCTCGACTTGCCCCACGGCCGCACCTGGCTTTTCCACGGCGACGTGTTCGACGTGACCATGCGGCATTCGCGCTGGCTGGCCAAGCTCGGCGGGCAGGGCTACGACTTGCTGATTCTCATCAACCGGTTCGCCAATTTCCTGCTCGACAAGCTGGGGCGGCCCCGGGTGGCGCTGTCCAAGCTGGTGAAGGAGCGGGTGAAAACGGCCGTGGCCGCCGTCAACAACTTTGAGGAAACGGCGGCCGCCATTGCCGCCGACGAGGGCTACCGCTACGTGGCCTGCGGCCACATCCACCAGCCCGAAATCAAGGACATTGCCACCGCCCGGGGCCCCATCACCTACCTCAACTCCGGCGACTGGGTCGAGAACCTGACGGCCCTGGAGTACACCGCGGCCGCCGGCTGGGTGCTGTACCGCTACGCCGACGACCCCCGCATGCAGGGCCTGGCCGAGCCCGACGACGCCACCGACACCGCCGCCGACGCCCACCCCGCCCAGCTGCTGGAAGGGCTGCTGGCCGAATTCAAGATCAAATAA
- a CDS encoding NUDIX domain-containing protein, protein MQITDRKRVFNGHYKIDELAVRAPNGQEFTREQFIFGNAVAALVFDTQRQLYVLTRQFRYGPEREVLEIAAGMIDHDDTPDATVRREIHEELGYEVDALTPIATVYSTPGASTETIAIYYAEVSRQTGPGGGVAGENETIEIVTMDWDALLAESFQDAKTLVAVQWARLRR, encoded by the coding sequence ATGCAGATTACCGACCGCAAGCGCGTCTTTAACGGCCACTACAAGATTGATGAGCTGGCCGTGCGGGCCCCCAACGGCCAGGAATTCACCCGCGAGCAATTCATCTTCGGCAACGCCGTGGCGGCGCTGGTTTTCGACACCCAGCGCCAGCTCTACGTGCTCACCCGGCAGTTTCGCTACGGCCCCGAGCGCGAGGTGCTCGAAATCGCGGCCGGCATGATTGACCACGACGACACGCCCGACGCCACCGTGCGCCGCGAAATACACGAGGAACTGGGCTACGAGGTCGATGCGCTCACCCCCATCGCCACCGTGTACTCCACGCCCGGCGCCAGCACCGAAACCATCGCCATCTACTACGCCGAGGTGAGCCGCCAGACGGGCCCCGGCGGCGGCGTGGCCGGCGAAAACGAAACCATCGAAATCGTCACTATGGACTGGGATGCCCTCCTCGCCGAGTCCTTCCAGGACGCTAAAACCTTGGTGGCCGTGCAGTGGGCCCGGCTGCGGCGGTAG
- a CDS encoding glycosyltransferase family protein, whose amino-acid sequence MRILYAIQGTGNGHLARALDVVPLLQARCDHLDLLISGPPADLSLPFDVRYRAQGMGFLFGKKGGINFVKTFWQFNSAKFLREVRALPVESYDLVISDFEPVASWACRLREVPCVALSHQCAVLHPAAPRPEAEDPAGRAVLRHYAPSTAQYGFHFQEYAPGIATPVIRQQVRALAPTNEGHYTVYLPAFEEKLLVERLRYLSRDTRWEVFSKHSAEPATYGNVRVWPVSGGAFLDSLARAAGVLCGAGFETPAEALYLGKKLLVVPMKQQYEQQCNAAALAQMDIPVIKNLKDKHLAVVDEWLHQGRVIPVDYPDRTAAVLDQLLAEQRPGPRPPVSSPTASASAPRA is encoded by the coding sequence ATGCGCATTCTTTACGCCATTCAGGGCACCGGCAACGGCCACCTGGCCCGGGCCCTCGATGTGGTGCCGCTGCTGCAAGCCCGCTGCGACCACCTGGATCTGTTAATCAGCGGCCCGCCGGCCGATTTGTCGCTGCCGTTCGACGTGCGCTACCGGGCCCAGGGCATGGGGTTTCTATTCGGTAAAAAGGGTGGCATCAACTTCGTGAAAACTTTCTGGCAGTTCAACTCGGCCAAGTTCCTGCGCGAGGTGCGCGCGCTGCCCGTGGAAAGCTACGACTTGGTCATCAGCGACTTCGAGCCCGTGGCCAGCTGGGCGTGCCGGCTGCGCGAGGTGCCCTGCGTGGCCCTCAGCCACCAGTGCGCCGTGCTGCACCCCGCCGCCCCGCGCCCCGAAGCTGAGGACCCCGCCGGCCGGGCCGTGCTGCGCCACTACGCCCCGAGCACGGCGCAGTACGGGTTCCACTTCCAGGAATACGCGCCGGGTATTGCCACGCCCGTCATCCGGCAGCAGGTGCGGGCCCTGGCGCCCACCAACGAGGGCCACTACACGGTGTACCTGCCCGCGTTTGAGGAAAAACTGCTCGTGGAGCGCCTGCGCTACCTGAGCCGGGACACGCGCTGGGAGGTGTTCAGCAAGCACAGCGCCGAGCCCGCCACCTACGGCAACGTGCGGGTGTGGCCGGTGAGCGGCGGGGCTTTCCTCGACAGCCTGGCGCGCGCGGCCGGGGTGCTGTGCGGGGCCGGCTTCGAGACGCCCGCCGAGGCCCTGTACCTGGGCAAAAAGCTGCTCGTGGTGCCCATGAAGCAGCAGTACGAGCAGCAATGCAACGCCGCCGCGCTTGCCCAAATGGATATACCCGTTATTAAGAACCTCAAAGACAAGCACCTGGCCGTGGTGGACGAGTGGTTGCACCAAGGCCGGGTGATTCCCGTTGATTACCCCGACCGCACGGCTGCCGTGCTCGACCAGCTGCTGGCCGAGCAGCGGCCGGGGCCCCGGCCCCCTGTTTCTTCGCCTACCGCTTCCGCCTCCGCGCCCCGCGCATGA
- a CDS encoding NIPSNAP family protein, which yields MKKLLFLPFAALLCGQLTGAHAAPRPAGARPAYFALKVYHLKTSRQEALVDSFLQHQYLPALHAAGIPAIGVFKPVGNDTAADRRVYVFTPYASAKQWEQVDKGVAPKLVAAGGGYENAAYTSPAYGRQENIFIKAFDEMPGLGAPRLDAPKSERVYELRSYEGASEKIFGSKVRMFNAGGEIKLFDRLGFNGIFYGQVLFGPKMPNLMYMTSFKNMPDRDAHWKAFSADPEWKRLSGLPEYQNTVSHMDITFLRPVNYSDL from the coding sequence ATGAAAAAACTTCTGTTTCTGCCGTTTGCCGCCTTGCTCTGCGGCCAATTAACCGGCGCCCACGCCGCGCCCCGGCCTGCGGGCGCGCGCCCGGCTTACTTCGCCCTTAAAGTGTACCACCTCAAAACCAGCCGGCAGGAGGCGCTCGTCGACAGCTTCTTGCAGCACCAGTACCTGCCGGCGCTGCACGCGGCGGGCATTCCCGCCATTGGGGTGTTCAAGCCGGTGGGCAACGACACCGCCGCCGACCGGCGCGTGTACGTGTTCACGCCCTACGCCTCCGCGAAGCAGTGGGAGCAGGTAGACAAGGGCGTGGCACCTAAGCTGGTGGCGGCGGGCGGCGGCTACGAAAACGCGGCCTACACCAGCCCGGCCTACGGCCGCCAGGAAAACATTTTCATCAAAGCCTTCGACGAAATGCCCGGCCTGGGGGCCCCCCGCCTCGACGCGCCCAAGAGCGAGCGGGTGTATGAGCTGCGGAGCTACGAAGGCGCCAGCGAAAAAATCTTCGGCAGCAAGGTGCGGATGTTCAACGCCGGCGGCGAAATCAAGCTCTTCGACCGGCTCGGCTTCAACGGCATTTTCTACGGCCAAGTCCTGTTCGGGCCGAAAATGCCGAACCTGATGTACATGACCTCGTTCAAAAACATGCCCGACCGCGACGCGCACTGGAAAGCCTTCAGCGCCGACCCCGAGTGGAAGCGGCTGTCCGGCCTGCCCGAGTACCAAAACACCGTGTCGCACATGGACATCACGTTTTTGCGCCCGGTGAATTACTCGGATTTGTAA
- a CDS encoding sugar phosphate isomerase/epimerase family protein produces MSASRRDFLKNAAALIGAAAVAPQALVARELPAKTFFEISLAEWSFHKALFSNKISNLDFPVIAKKQYGIGVVEYVNQFFKDKAEDSKYLAELLLRCHDNGVKNHLIMIDGEGDLGAPTEAERIKAVENHYKWVDAAKYLGCLTVRVNAFGKGSATEVQKAAADGLARLAEYAQKAGINVIVENHGSYTSNGEWLLATIRQVGKPNVGILPDFGNFCIRRDTGDLYKGKCIEEYDKYKAVREWMPVAKGVSAKTFDFDANDNCVETDYYKMFKIIKDSGFRGYVGIEYEGEVTSEEEGVRKTKALLEKVLKTLG; encoded by the coding sequence ATGTCCGCTTCCCGTCGTGACTTCTTGAAAAACGCCGCGGCCCTGATAGGCGCCGCCGCCGTGGCACCGCAAGCATTAGTGGCCCGGGAGCTGCCGGCCAAGACTTTTTTTGAAATTTCTCTGGCCGAGTGGTCGTTTCACAAAGCGCTGTTCAGCAACAAAATCAGCAACCTCGACTTTCCGGTCATCGCCAAAAAGCAGTACGGTATCGGGGTGGTGGAGTACGTGAACCAGTTTTTCAAAGACAAGGCCGAGGACTCGAAATACCTAGCCGAGCTGCTGCTGCGCTGCCACGACAACGGGGTGAAAAACCACCTGATTATGATCGACGGCGAGGGCGACCTGGGGGCCCCCACCGAGGCCGAGCGCATCAAGGCGGTCGAAAACCACTACAAATGGGTGGATGCGGCCAAATACCTGGGCTGCCTCACCGTGCGGGTGAACGCCTTCGGTAAGGGCTCGGCCACGGAGGTGCAGAAAGCCGCCGCCGACGGCCTGGCCCGGCTGGCCGAGTACGCCCAAAAAGCGGGCATCAACGTGATAGTTGAAAACCACGGCAGCTACACTTCCAACGGCGAGTGGCTGCTGGCCACCATTCGGCAAGTGGGCAAGCCCAACGTGGGCATCCTGCCCGACTTTGGCAATTTCTGCATCCGGCGCGACACCGGCGACCTATACAAGGGCAAGTGCATCGAGGAGTACGACAAGTACAAGGCCGTGCGCGAGTGGATGCCGGTGGCCAAAGGCGTGAGCGCCAAAACCTTCGATTTTGACGCCAACGACAACTGCGTGGAAACCGACTACTACAAGATGTTCAAAATTATCAAAGACTCGGGTTTCCGCGGCTACGTGGGCATTGAGTACGAAGGCGAAGTCACCAGCGAAGAAGAAGGCGTGCGCAAAACCAAAGCCCTGCTGGAAAAGGTGTTAAAAACGCTGGGATAA
- a CDS encoding GH1 family beta-glucosidase — translation MIDNSSALPAAFFPPSGPPAFTRADFGPDFHWGAAAAAYQTEGAWQLQGKGPSIWDDFTRRKGAVRRGEHGRVATDFYHRHATDLDLAQAMGLTDFRFSAAWPRVLPAGTGAVNRRGLDFYDRLVDACLERDLRPWLTVYHWDLPSALQAQGGWANRSVVGWLADYAQVLARRLGDRVQHWMVLNEPMVFVGAGHLLGVHAPGRRHLGAFLAAAHHATLAQAEGGRALRAALPATARIGTTFSCSYLTPHRPGNARDEAATRRADALLNRFFVEPALGLGYPVAELPALRWLLERYHKPGDDQRLVFDFDFWGIQNYTREVVKFSPWLPLQWATLVPAKQRGVPHTDMGWEVYPESIYQMLKQYSAYSNAPQLLITESGSAFPDVKIGGGVPDAQRRAYLQAALGQVLRAQREGIDVAGYFAWTLTDNFEWAEGYGPRFGLVHVDYETQARTVKDSGLWYRDFLRGAPAGAPAATALRQAAGGAAD, via the coding sequence ATGATTGACAATTCTTCTGCTTTGCCCGCGGCGTTCTTCCCGCCGTCGGGGCCCCCGGCGTTCACCCGCGCCGATTTTGGGCCCGATTTTCACTGGGGGGCCGCCGCGGCCGCCTACCAAACCGAGGGCGCCTGGCAGCTGCAAGGCAAGGGCCCCAGCATCTGGGACGATTTCACGCGGCGCAAGGGGGCCGTGCGGCGCGGCGAGCACGGGCGCGTGGCCACCGATTTCTACCACCGCCACGCCACCGACCTCGACCTGGCCCAGGCCATGGGGCTGACGGATTTCCGGTTCTCGGCGGCTTGGCCGCGCGTACTGCCCGCCGGCACGGGGGCCGTGAACCGGCGCGGCCTCGACTTCTACGACCGCCTCGTGGACGCCTGCCTGGAGCGCGACCTGCGCCCTTGGCTTACCGTCTACCACTGGGACCTGCCCAGCGCCCTGCAAGCCCAGGGCGGCTGGGCCAACCGCAGTGTGGTGGGCTGGCTGGCCGACTACGCTCAGGTGCTGGCCCGCCGTCTCGGCGACCGGGTGCAGCACTGGATGGTGCTCAACGAGCCGATGGTGTTCGTGGGGGCGGGGCACCTGCTGGGCGTGCACGCGCCGGGGCGGCGGCACCTGGGGGCGTTTCTGGCGGCGGCCCACCACGCCACGCTGGCCCAGGCCGAGGGCGGCCGGGCGCTGCGGGCCGCCCTGCCGGCCACGGCCCGCATCGGCACCACGTTTTCGTGCTCGTACCTCACGCCGCACCGCCCGGGCAACGCCCGCGACGAGGCCGCCACCCGCCGCGCCGACGCCCTGCTGAACCGCTTTTTCGTGGAGCCCGCCCTGGGCCTGGGCTACCCCGTGGCCGAGCTGCCCGCCCTGCGCTGGCTGCTCGAGCGCTACCACAAGCCCGGCGACGACCAGCGGCTTGTCTTCGATTTTGATTTCTGGGGCATCCAGAACTACACCCGCGAGGTGGTGAAGTTTTCGCCCTGGCTGCCGCTGCAATGGGCCACGCTGGTGCCCGCCAAGCAGCGCGGCGTGCCCCACACCGATATGGGCTGGGAGGTGTACCCGGAGAGTATTTACCAAATGTTAAAGCAATACAGCGCTTATTCAAATGCGCCACAATTGCTGATAACTGAAAGTGGGTCAGCGTTCCCAGATGTGAAAATAGGCGGTGGCGTGCCCGATGCCCAGCGCCGCGCCTATCTGCAAGCCGCCCTGGGCCAAGTGCTGCGCGCCCAGCGCGAGGGCATCGACGTGGCCGGCTACTTCGCCTGGACGCTCACCGACAACTTCGAGTGGGCCGAGGGCTACGGGCCCCGTTTCGGCCTGGTGCACGTCGACTACGAAACCCAGGCGCGCACCGTGAAGGACTCGGGCCTGTGGTACCGCGACTTCCTGCGCGGGGCCCCGGCCGGGGCCCCCGCTGCCACTGCGCTGCGGCAAGCCGCGGGCGGGGCGGCCGACTGA
- a CDS encoding dienelactone hydrolase family protein, translating into MSTSQTLSLSVGDGTTMQAYAAQPAAANGAVPGIILLQEAFGVNHHIRSVADRLAQAGYAVVAPELFHRTAAPGLEIAYSDFPSAMPHYFAINNEGLTADLQAAHAWLTSQPGVVADKIGSIGFCLGGRVSFLANAVLPLAAGVSYYGGGTEQIKDRAADLHAPHLFFWGGLDAHISKENIAEVIEAVAAAKKPYVNTVISDADHGFHCDERSSYNPAAAHEAWALTLAFFADKFKATK; encoded by the coding sequence ATGAGTACTTCCCAAACCCTCTCCCTGTCGGTCGGCGATGGCACCACGATGCAGGCCTACGCGGCCCAGCCCGCGGCGGCCAACGGCGCGGTGCCCGGCATCATTCTGTTGCAGGAAGCCTTCGGTGTGAACCACCACATCCGCAGCGTGGCCGACCGGCTGGCGCAGGCCGGCTACGCCGTGGTGGCCCCCGAGCTGTTTCACCGCACGGCTGCGCCGGGCCTGGAAATTGCCTACAGCGACTTCCCCAGCGCCATGCCGCACTACTTCGCCATCAACAACGAGGGCCTGACGGCTGACTTGCAGGCGGCCCACGCCTGGCTCACCAGCCAGCCCGGCGTGGTGGCCGACAAAATTGGTAGCATCGGGTTTTGCCTGGGCGGGCGCGTGTCGTTTCTGGCCAACGCCGTGCTGCCGCTGGCGGCCGGCGTGTCGTACTACGGCGGCGGCACCGAGCAAATCAAGGACCGCGCCGCCGACCTGCACGCCCCGCACCTGTTCTTCTGGGGCGGGCTCGATGCGCACATCTCCAAGGAGAACATTGCGGAGGTTATCGAGGCAGTAGCTGCGGCCAAAAAGCCCTACGTCAATACCGTCATCTCCGACGCTGACCACGGGTTCCACTGCGACGAGCGCTCCAGCTACAACCCCGCCGCCGCTCACGAGGCCTGGGCCCTCACGCTGGCGTTTTTCGCCGACAAATTCAAGGCGACCAAGTAA
- a CDS encoding M28 family metallopeptidase encodes MPSKLLAARPLPALLFALAFATGCQSKPDAAGQATAAGAPTAAAPGAPAAPPAAITAADISGYLKTVAADEMLGRKPFTAGEERITAYLAAQFKELGLQPGGPNGSYFQPVPMVEITAMAAPTMQIRRPGQSLNLQYKTDYVLFTQREQPVVEVKNSPLVFAGYGVVAPEYGWDDYAGLDVKGKTVVVLVNDPGNAGQDSTLFKGRAMTYYGRWTYKYEEAARHGAAGVLIVHDTKPAAYPWSVVQSGALGPKLRPQTPDRGASKCALEGWLTLDAAQRLFTAAGQNYDALYTAANQRGFRPRALGLTLSTSLRNKLRRQTSKNVLAVLPGTTNAGEYIIYSAHWDHFGVGKAIAGDSIYNGAVDDGTGLAALLSIAQAFKKAPTKPARSLVFLAVTGEEQGLLGSAYYAQHPPFPLAKTAADLNMDMLWPYGRMKDLTVIGAGQSELEDYARAAAREQGRYLLPDQTPETGMFYRSDHFSFAHVGVPSLYASGGFESRAQGKAYIAQKRQAYTTGMYHKPADQFDPAWDLAGVAEDAQLYFRVGQRLAAETTFPKWRAGSEFKGIREQAKR; translated from the coding sequence ATGCCCTCGAAACTTCTCGCCGCCCGGCCGTTGCCGGCCCTGCTGTTTGCCCTCGCTTTTGCCACGGGCTGCCAATCCAAACCCGACGCGGCCGGCCAGGCCACGGCCGCCGGGGCCCCTACCGCAGCCGCTCCGGGCGCCCCGGCGGCTCCGCCCGCTGCCATCACGGCGGCCGACATTAGCGGCTACCTGAAAACGGTGGCGGCCGACGAGATGCTGGGCCGCAAGCCGTTCACGGCCGGCGAGGAGCGCATAACCGCCTACCTAGCAGCGCAGTTCAAGGAACTGGGGCTGCAGCCTGGGGGCCCCAACGGCAGTTATTTTCAGCCGGTGCCGATGGTGGAAATTACCGCCATGGCGGCGCCTACCATGCAAATTCGGCGCCCCGGCCAGAGCCTGAATTTACAGTACAAGACCGATTACGTGCTGTTTACCCAGCGCGAGCAGCCGGTGGTTGAGGTCAAAAACTCACCGCTCGTGTTTGCCGGTTACGGCGTGGTGGCCCCCGAGTACGGCTGGGACGACTACGCGGGCCTCGACGTGAAGGGCAAGACCGTGGTGGTGCTCGTGAACGATCCCGGCAACGCGGGCCAGGATTCTACCCTCTTCAAAGGCCGCGCCATGACCTACTACGGCCGCTGGACCTACAAATATGAGGAAGCCGCCCGCCACGGCGCCGCCGGCGTGCTCATCGTGCACGACACCAAGCCCGCTGCTTACCCCTGGAGCGTAGTGCAAAGCGGGGCCCTGGGGCCCAAGCTGCGTCCCCAGACGCCCGACCGCGGCGCCAGCAAGTGCGCCCTCGAAGGCTGGCTGACGCTCGACGCCGCCCAGCGCCTGTTTACGGCCGCCGGCCAGAACTACGACGCGCTGTATACTGCCGCCAACCAGCGCGGCTTCCGGCCCCGCGCCCTGGGCCTTACCCTAAGCACCAGCCTCCGCAACAAGCTGCGCCGCCAGACGTCCAAAAACGTGCTGGCCGTGCTGCCCGGCACCACCAACGCCGGCGAATACATCATCTATTCAGCCCACTGGGACCACTTCGGCGTGGGCAAGGCCATTGCCGGCGACTCCATCTACAACGGGGCCGTGGACGACGGCACCGGCCTGGCCGCGCTGCTAAGCATCGCCCAAGCCTTTAAAAAAGCGCCCACCAAGCCCGCGCGTAGCCTCGTGTTCCTGGCTGTGACGGGCGAAGAGCAGGGCCTGCTGGGCTCAGCCTACTACGCCCAGCACCCGCCGTTCCCGCTGGCCAAAACCGCCGCCGACCTCAACATGGACATGCTCTGGCCCTACGGCCGCATGAAGGACCTCACCGTCATCGGCGCGGGGCAGTCGGAGCTGGAAGACTACGCCCGCGCCGCCGCCCGGGAGCAGGGCCGCTACCTCCTCCCCGACCAGACGCCCGAAACCGGCATGTTCTACCGCTCCGACCATTTCAGCTTTGCCCACGTGGGCGTGCCCTCGCTCTACGCCAGCGGTGGTTTCGAGAGCCGCGCCCAGGGCAAGGCCTACATCGCCCAAAAGCGCCAAGCCTACACCACCGGCATGTACCACAAGCCCGCCGACCAGTTCGACCCCGCCTGGGACCTCGCCGGCGTGGCCGAAGACGCGCAGCTTTACTTCCGCGTGGGCCAGCGCCTGGCCGCCGAAACCACGTTCCCAAAGTGGCGCGCCGGTTCGGAATTCAAGGGGATTCGGGAGCAGGCGAAGCGGTAA